GAGCGCGCCCAGCACGCGCAGCTCGCTCGAGGCGGTCTTGCCCTCGGCCGTGAACGACACGGAGGCGCGCCCCGGGGTCTGCCCGGTCACCCGCGCAGTGTCGCCGTCGACAGCGGCGATCGTCGCGTTGGCGCCGCCGATCGAGAACTCACCGGACGTGGGGGTCGCCGCGCGGTTCGCGTCGAGCCCCGTGCCGGCTACCGTGCGACTCAGCCCCGGGAAGACCGCGTCGGCGTGTGCCGAGCTGATCTCCGGGGTGACCGTCACGTCGGCGACGCCGGTGAACTCCGCCGTTGACGAGAACACGAGGCTATTCGGCACGTTGCGCAGGTTGCCGTCGGAGGGGGCGTTGCCGATGCTCATCTCGTTCGTCCCGGGCTCGCGCATCAGGAGGGTGCTCGAGCCGCCGCCATCGAGGTTGACCGCGTTGTGCGCACCGAGTTCCACCATGAACTGGCCGAGCTCGTCGAGCGCCATGCCCCGCGAGTGGCTCTGGCGGCCATCGATCGACACGATGTAGATCGTGCTGCCGTCGGCGCTCACCCCCGCCGCGGTGCGCGGCTCGCCGGTGCCGGCCGCGCCCGTGACGACTCCATCGCGGAGAAGCCGCTGGCTGCCGCTGATCGAGACGTCGACATCGGAGCTCGCCGAGACCGTCACGGGCACCGCGTCACCCGGCTGCGCGCTCGCAAAGAGATCCACCGCCGCGCCGCGGGCCAGCAGGACCGAAGTGCCCGATCCGATTAACGCCGGCGCGGTGAGCTCGGCGAGATCCGCGCTCGTGCGCACGATCTTCCCATCCGCGATCTCGACCCGGAGAAACTTCGGGTCGATGTTCGCCGGTCCGCCGATCGCGCGAGAAAGGGGGTACTCGCCCCACATCTGGGTGAAGTACCCGAGGCCGTCCACGGGAATGCTGATGCTGTTGACCGAGGGCACCGCGTGGCTCGTGCCGCCAATGTCAACGGTAGCCGCCGAGCTCATCGCCTGCACCGCCGCGAGCCCGTTCGCTACGGTCAGACTCTCGGTCGGGGTGCCGCTCGCGGTTTTGACTCCCTCGGAGGAGGAGACGTTCGTGCCGAACGCGACACCCGAGTTGTTGATGTCGAAGAACGAACCGTTAATCGCCGCGACCGCCTGCCCGCCGATCGTGTGCTCGGTGACGGGCGCCGGGCGCGACAGCGCGCCGGAGTCACGCACGTCGAGGCTGAGGCTCGGGGTGCTGAGGTCGGCGATGAGCACGTCACCGGTCACCCAACCCTGCGCCTGCAACCGGTCGAAGCTGGTGGCCTTGAGCCCCGGCGCAATGGTCCGGGTATCGGCACGCAGCAGGCTGGAGCCTGCGCCGCCCAGTTCGAGCCCGCCGGTATCGGGCGCGGCATAGACCGGGTGCTGCAACGCGGGCTGCGTCAGCGACGCCCCGCTCGCGAGAATGCCGAGGCAGAGCCCGGCCGTCAGAATAGTTCGAACAGTTGATCGGGAGAACCAAGTCACAAGAAGACCGCAGACCTTTCGAGATGTCGCGGCGCCCCTGAACCTTCGCGGCAGGGCACGGTGCGTGCTCGACCTGGGCGCCGCATCCACCGTAGGGATGCAAGCTGTCGCGCAGGCAAACGGGAAGAGTCTTCCGCTGAACGTCGTCGTTTGCCCTGGTCTGGTATGCGCGAGGCTCGAGGGGCGGCGGCGCCGAAGTGACGCAGCAGGTGAACGTATTGGAGCGGACCGCGATGCGATCCTGCGGGACCTCAGCCCTGCGCCGTCCCCGCGCCGCCACTTGATAGCGTCAAACGCATGAACCATCAGGATGCATGGCAGCGACGAGTCGACGAGCTCTGGGACAGCGGGCAGGATCCTGCCGAGACGCTCGCCGCGATGCTGGCGCTCGCGGCGGAGCTGCCGTCCACTGACCCGCGTGGGCCGTTCGAACTCGGCGGCGCCTACGACTCGGCCGGGTTCGAGGCGGAAGCGGCGGCCGAATACGAACGGGCGATCGAGCTCGGGCTGGCCGGCCCCGAGCGCGCGCAACTCGACGTCCAGTACGCATCGACGCTCCGAAACCTCGGCCGCTTTGACGAGGCCGTTGCGGTGTTGTCCGCGTCGGAGCCCGATGCGTCGGTGGGCGCCGCCCGTGAGGCATTCCTCGCGCTCTGCCTACATTCGGCGGGCCGAGTCGAAGACGCGTTGGCCGTGGCGCTCGAGGCGCTGGAGCCGACGCTGCCGCGCTACCGCCGCTCGCTCACGGCCTATGCGGCCGAGCTGCGGGCGGGCGGTAGCGCACCCCGCTGATCGAAGCGGTCAATCCCGATCGAGGGATCACTATCTGCCGGTGCGCATGCCTCAGCACCCACAGCTTGTGAACTCTCGATTGCGGCGGAGCGGAAGCGGCGCGGCAGCCGAGCGGAGCCGAGCTGCCGCGCTATCCCGCCAGCCCGCGCCGCACCGTCGACGCGAGTGACGCAGCAGACGACGGGTGGAACATCCCGGCGAGCACGTCGCGGTACAGCCGGGCGAGCTCGGAGTCGGCCTGGAACCCGCGGGAGCCGACGAAGCGCATCGCGACGTCCACCGCGCGCCTCGCCTCGTCCGTCACCCGGTTCTTCGCTGCGGCGAGCGCGAGGAACCAGTCGTCGCGGTCGGCCCGCGCATCGACGTCGCGCGCGAGCACCTCGAGCGCGTCGAGGCTTGCGCGGTGCTCGAGCACCGCGTCGGTCAGGCGGGCAGCGGTGTCCGGGTCGTCGAGGCGGATCCCGTCGCCGGCCGGCCGGCGCGCCGCCTCGGTCGCGAGCTCGAGCGCGCGGTCCGCGATCCCCGCGTACACGGCGGCGGTGAGCACGGAGAACGAGGCGAAGATGCCGAGCACGATCGGGTCGGTGGGCTCGAACGGGGCGATGGACCCGGCGACGTCCTCCGCCGCGACCGGCACCTGATCGAGCGTGGTCGCCCAGCTCTGTGTTGCACGCATGCCGAGCGGATTCCACTGCCCCGGGTGGGAAATGCCCGGCCCACCACGATCGGCGGCACGCACCCCGGCGCCCCCGCGCCGCGCGAAGCCGAAGATCACGCGGGGCGCGTCGGGGTCGCTGTCGTCACGGGCATGCAGCCCGAGCCGCGTCCACACGGGCGACAGCGTCGTGAAGACCTTGGTGCCGCTCACGAGATAGCCGCCCGCGCCATCGGGCACAGCGCTCGAGCGGGAGTCCATCAGCACGGCGTCGTTGCCCGCCTCCGAAATACCGAAGGCGAAGATCTCGCCCGCGACCGCGTCGCGCAGCACCCAATCGAGGCGATCGTCGCCCCGGTCGTGGAGGAACCGCGCCACCTGTACCCAGACGAGGTGCATGTTGACGCCGAGCGCGGTCGCCGGGGCGTGCGCCGCGAGCCGTCGCTGCGACCGCACGAGCTCGGCGAGAGACAGGCCGGCCCCGCCGAGTTCTTCCGGCACCGGGGCCGCGAGGTAGCCCGCCATGCCGAGGTGCACCAGGTCCTCGGCAAAGAACCGGTTGTCGGCGTCATAGCCCGCCGCTCGCTCGCGAAAGGTCTCGAGCAGCTTGTTCGTGAACGGGTCCCGGGATGTCGCAGCCATGCCCCGAGCCTACGCCCGGGCGAAGGCTCGCCGGGCAGGATCCTGTCTGGCGGGATGCTGCCCGGCAGGAGCCGGTCGGCAGGATCTGACGAGTTCAGAGCCGCCGGACCGGACCCGCCGCGCGCCGGGCGCCTAGTCCTCGAGCAGCTCCGTCACGAGCGCCGCGATCTCGCTGCGCTCGGAGCGGGTGAGCGTGATGTGCCCGAAGAGGGGGTGGCCCTTCAGCCGCTCAATGACGGCGGCGACCCCGTCGTAGCGCCCCACCCGCAGGTTGTCGCGCTGCGCGACGTCGTGGGTGAGCACGACGCGCGAGTTCCGGCCCAGGCGGCTCAGCACCGTCAGCAGCACGTTCCGCTCGAGCGACTGCGCCTCGTCGACGATCACGAACGCATCGTTCAGCGAGCGCCCGCGAATGTGGGTGAGCGGCAGCACCTCGACGAGGTCGCGCGCGATCACCTCGTTCAGCACGTTCTCCGAAACGATCGAGCCGAGCGTGTCGAACACCGCCTGGCCCCAGGGGTTCATCTTGTCCTCCTGGTCGCCGGGGAGGTAGCCGAGTTCCTGGCCACCGACCGCGTAGAGGGGACGGAACACCATCACCTTGCGGTGCTGCTGCCGCTCGAGCACCGCCTCGAGCCCCGCGGCGAGCGCGAGCGCGGACTTTCCGGTGCCCGCCCGCCCGCCGAGCGACACAATCCCGACTGACGGGTCGAGCAGTAGGTCGATCGCGAGGCGCTGCTCCGCGCTGCGGCCGTGCACCCCGAAGACCTCTTGGTCACCGCGGACGAGCTTGAGGGCGCCCGCCCCGGTGATTCGGCCAAGCGCCGAGCCGCGGTCCGAGACCAGGACGACGCCCGACCCGAGCGGCTCGCCGGCGATCGCCTCGACGTTCTCGAGCTTCTCCTCGTCCCACAGCGTCGACATCTCGGCCTCGTCGATCCGAATCTCGACGATGCCCGAGTAGCTGGCGTTCGAGGCCTGCTCATGCCGGTATTCCTCCGCGCCGAGGCCGATCGCGGCCGCCTTGACCCGCATCGGCAGGTCCTTGGACACCACCGTGACGTCGAATCCCTCGGAGGCGAGATTCTGGGCGACGGCCAGGATGCGGGTGTCGTTGTCGCCGAGGCGGAGACCGCTCGGCAGCAGGCTCTGGTCGGAGTGGTTGAGCTCGACGCGCAGGGTGCCGCCCTGGTCGCCGACGGGCACCGGGAAGTCGAGGCGCAGATGCTTCTCGCGCAGCTCGTCGAGCAGGCGCAGCGCGCGGCGTGCGAAGAAGCCGAGCTCGGGGTCGTGCCGCTTCTTCTCGAGCTCGCTCACCACAACGATCGGCAACACCACCGAGTGCTCCGCGAAGCGGAACAGCGCCCCCGGGTCGGCCAGCAATACCGAGGTGTCGACCACATAGGTGCGCTCCGCCTGCATTGAGCGTTCGCTCGCGGCTGGGCGGTCGTCCCCCTGAGGGCGTTGTATGGACCGATCCTGTTCGCTCATCGTCGCCACGGTTCCTCCCAATCCGGGCCGCAGCCCGGGTCAGTGAGACGACCGATCCCGGTGGGTCGAGGGTTCATAGAGTCGCCTCGTCGGGCGCCCTGCCCGATGCCACACACGCTACGCCCGGCAGGTGACAATTCGAGCCGGACACGCGCGGGGATTGGGTGAACGTTCGGGGATTTTGCACCAGCCAGGTGTAGTTGTCAGACAACACCGGATTGGGCGCTCGCCCGCTCGACGCGCGGAATCTGCGCGGGTGGAGTAGCCTATTCCTCGGGCGCGTCTGCGCCAGAATGACCGCCGTTGTCAAACGTCGGTGCGGGGGCCGCCACTATGCGCCCGCGCGCCACCGAGGCAACGCTTGCAGAGACGGAGAGTGCGTGCGCACTATCGACTGGGCCGACGGAGCGATCGAGCTGATCGATCAGACCCTGCTTCCCCACACCATCGAGATGCGCCGGGTCACGACCCTGGACGATCTGATCGACGACATTCAGCGGCTCGCCGTCCGCGGCGCCCCGGCACTCGGTGTCGCAGGCGCCCTCGGCGTCGCGCTCATCGCGGCGAACGAGTCGGACGAAACCGGCACGCTGAACATCGACGAGGCGCGCCGCCAGGCAGCGCTGCTGCGCGAAGCACGCCCCACCGCGGTGAACCTCTCGTGGGGCGTCGACCGCGCGCTCACTGTGCTCGAGCAGGGCGCGGGAGCCGTGCTCACCGAGGCGCTGAACATCCGCGACGAGGACATCGCCGCGTGCATCTCGATGGGCCAGTACGGTGCTGAGCTCACCCGCGAGCTCGTCGACCGCGAGAAGCTGCGCATCATGACCATCTGCAACACGGGCGGCCTCGCGACCGTCGAGCGCGGCACCGCGCTCGGCGTGATCCAGACCCTGCTCGAACAGGACGCGCTGGAAGAGGCCTTCCCGCTCGAAACCCGCCCCCTGCTACAGGGCGCGCGCCTCACCGCGTTCGAGCTGCAGCGCATGGGTGCGCCCTTCCGCTTGCTCATCGACTCGGCCGGCCCGTTTCTGCTGTCCCGTGGAATCGCCGACGCCGTCTTCATCGGCGCGGACCGCATCGCGGCCAACGGTGACTCGGCGAACAAGATCGGTTCGTTCTCGCTCGCGCTCGCAGCGAAGCACGCCGGGGTCCCCTTCATCGTGGTCGCCCCCGAGACCACCGTCGACATGCTCACCCTGAGCGGCACCGACATCGAGATCGAGGACCGCGGCTCCGCCGAGGTCGGCGGCTTTGGTGGCACCCGCACCGCGCCCGAGGGCACGCAGGCGGTCAACCCGGCATTCGACGTCACCCCGCACGAGCTCATCACCGCGATCGTCACCGACCGCCGCGTGATCCGCCTGGATCGCGGCGAGACGCTCGACTCGGTTCCCCTCGGCGCCACGCGCACCCCCTAGCCTCAGCAGTTTTTCCGTAGGTTTTCCCTCACAATGACCCCCATGAAAGGATCGATCGCATGATCATCTCCTCGCGCCGCGCCAAGGCGGCTCTCACTGCGACCGCGGCTCTGTCCGTCCTCGCCCTCACCGCGTGCGGCGGCGGCGGCTCGGCTGATTCGGGCGATGCAGCCCCCGCGGACGGCCCCAAGTTCGTCTACATCACGAGCGACCCCATCGGCCAGAACGCGTTCCTCCAGTCGGGCAAGGACGGCATCGAAGCTGTCGCCACCGAGTTCGAGGGCACAGCAAAGACCTTCGAGGGCAAGGACGAGGCAACTCGTCGCTCGCACCTCGAGGCCGCGATCGCCGAGGCACCCGAGGTCGTCGTCATGCTCGGCTTCCAGTTCGGCGACGTCGCGCTCGAGCTCGCTGAGCAGAACCCGCAGCAGAAGTTCCTCCTGATCGACACCTTCGTCGAGGGCGCTCCTGAGAACCTGTACCAGGCAACCTTCCGCGAGCAGGAGCCGTCGTACCTGCTCGGCGTCGAGGCCGGCCTGCTGACCGAGGCCAACAAGGTTGGTTCGGTCCTGTCGCTCGACATCCCGCTGCTCGCCAAGTACTCGGGCGGCTTCGCGGAGGGCGCGAAGAGCGTTAACCCCGCAGTCGAGACCGTCGCGCCCCAGATCATCGGCGGCGACAACCCGTTCGCTGATACGGCCCGCGCCAAGGAGCAGGCTCTCGCCTATGCCGCGTCCGGCGTCGATCAGGTCTTCGCCGTTGGCGCAGCCGCCAACCCCGGCATCATGGAGGCCGCAGCCGAGAAGGGCTTCTTCGCCTACGGCGTCGACACCAACCAGTGCCCGCTGGCCCCCGGATTCGTCGTTGACGGCTCGATCAAGGCCGTGAACGCGGTCGTCGAGACCGTGGTCGGCGAGATCATGGACGGCACCAGCGCGGCAGACGCGACGACGTCCTTCGGCCTGGCCGAGGGCGGCATGACGATCGTCAGCCTCACGGACGACGCAGCTGACTCGCAGTGCACCGTCATGGAGAACCCTGAGGTCCTCGAGCAGGTCCAGCAGGCGTTCGATGACATCGTCGCCGGCAAGATCAAGGTCACGGATCCCTTGGCCTAAATCGCTCCGCATCGAAGGCGCTGCCCAGGTTGTCACAGACACCCGGGCAGCGCCTTCGGTAATGTTTTACCCTGTTCTGTCTTCCCATCCAAAGGAGCGCATGTGACCGTCGAAGTCTCGATGCGGAGCATCACGAAGCGATTCCCCGGCGTCCTCGCGGACGACCAGGTCGACCTCGAGGTCGAGTCGGGCGAGATCCACGCGCTCATGGGCGAGAACGGCGCCGGCAAGTCGATCCTGATGTCGATGCTCGCCGGCGTGTACCAGCCCGATGAGGGCGAAATCTTCATTCGCGGGGAGCGCCAGCACTTCGCCTCGCCCCTCGACGCAATCGATGCCGGCATCGGCATGGTCTTTCAATCCTTCAAGCTCTTTCCCTCGCTGACGATCGCCGAGAATGTCGTCTTCCGCAGCGAACCGACTCAGCGCGGGCTCATCAACCGAGCCGAGGCGAACCGCAAGGTCGCCGAGATTGCCGAGCAGTACGGCCTCGCGATCGACCCCTCCGCCCGCGTCGATTCGGTCCCCGTGGGCGTCCTCCAGCGCGTCGAGATCGTCAAAGCGCTCTACCGCAATGCCCAGGTCCTCATCCTCGACGAGCCCACCGCCGTGCTCACGCCGCAGGAAACCGAGCGCCTCTTCGACGTGCTGCGCGCGCTCAAGGCCGACGGTCGCACGATCATCCTGATCACCCACAAGCTGAACGAGGTCATGGCGATCTCGGACCGCGTCACCGTGCTGCGTGACGGCCGCAATGTCGCGAGCCTCGTCACCGCCGAAAGCTCCCCCGCGGAGATCACCCGGCACATGACCGGCCGTGACGTCGACCTCAGCACCCCGCCGCCCGCCAACGCGCCAGGCAACGTCGTGCTCGACGTCGCCGGACTCTCGGTGCCCGGCGCCGGCCGGCCCGCCGTCGCCGAGGCGAGCCTCTTCGTGCGCTCCGGCGAGGTCGTCGGCATCGCCGGCGTCGCTGGCAACGGGCAGGTCGAGCTTGCCGAGGCCATCATCGGCATGCGTGGGATCTCCGCCGGCACCATCGCCGTGAAGGGGCAGGATCTCAGCCGCGCGTCCATCGCCGATCGCCGCGACGGCGGCATCGCCTACGTCCCTGAGGACCGGCACGGGGTGGGCAGCGCTGGCACGGCCGACGCGATCGAGAACCTGGCGCTTGGGCACCACCGGAGCGCGCCGATCCTCAGCCGCGGCCTCCTGGCCCGCGGCCCCATGCTCGAGCACGCCAAGCGCCTGATCGCTCGCTTCGGCGTCAAAATCGCCGGGCCCACCACCGCGGTGGGCACACTCTCGGGCGGCAACCTGCAGAAGATCGTCGTGGCACGCGAGCTGGACTACCGCTCGCCGCTGCTCATCGCCGAGCAGCCGACCCGTGGCGTCGATATCGGCGCCATCGAGGCGATCCACCGCGAACTCTGCGAGTATCGCGACGGCGGCGGCGCCCTCCTACTCATCTCCGCGGAGCTGAGCGAGATCATGTCGCTCTCCTCGCGCATTCTCGTCATGTTCGAGGGCCGCGTCGTCGCCGAGGTCCCGAAGGCCGACGCCACCGAAGCACTGCTGGGCTTGTACATGGCCGGGCACGCCCCCGAGGCGCGGCACCGACCCGGCACGTTTGCAGCCGCGCTCAACCCCGCCACCGGCACCGCCACCGCGAAGGAGTCTGCACAGTGACCGTCCTGCGAAAGATTGGGCGCTGGGCGGCAGGCCCGATCCCCGTCTCCGTCATCCTCGCGTTCCTCATCGGCGCCTGCCTCATGCTCATTGCCGGGGTCGACCCGCTGAGCGGGTACGCGGCCATGTTCACCGGATCGTTCGGCAGCGGCGCTGGCTTCGCGAACACCCTCGCCCGCGCGATCCCGATCATCGGTATCGGCATCGCGATCGCCGTGGCGTTCCGCGCCGGCATCATCAACCTCGGCACCGAGGGCCAGGCTGGCCTCGGCGCGCTCGCGGGCGGCATCGTGGCGATCTACGTGCCCGGGCCCGCGGCCCTGATCGTCCCGCTCGCATTCGTCGTGGCGATCGCGACCGGCGCGCTCTGGGGCCTCATCGCAGCCGCCCTGCAGAACCTGCTCGGCGTCCCGATCCTGCTCTCGACCCTGCTGCTCAACTATCCCGCGCGCTACTTCTCTTCGTGGATGATCCGCTTCAAACTCGACGAACCCACCTCTGACCTCGTCGCGAGCGAGCAGGTCCGCCCCGAGGTGCAGCTCTCGATGCTCGTGCCGCGTGATTCGGCATTCGCCGAGGTGCTGCGGAACACGTTCGGACCGACGAGCCCCGTGACTGCGGTCCTCACGAGCGTCAACTGGTCGCTGGTGATCGTGATCATCGTCGTGCTGGGAGCGATCTTCGTCAACCGCCGCACGCGCTACGGCTTCGAGTCGGGCCTCAGCGGCCAGAACGCCGAGTTCGTCCGCTACGCCGGGGTCAAGCCCGGCCCGCTGGTGCTGCGCACGATGGCGATCTCGGGCGGCCTCGCCGGCATGTTCGGCATGCTGCTCGTCATCGGGGCGCCGAACACCCGCCTCATCGAGGGCCAGTTCCTGCAGACCAACTACGCCTGGACCGCGCTGCTCGTGACCTTGCTCGCGCTGTACCGGCCCACCGGCATCGTCATCGCCGGCGTCTTCTTCGCCGCCATCATGGTCGGCAGCGACGCGATGGGCCGCGAGCTCGGGCTCTCCCCGCAGATCGCTTCAGTCATCCAGGCGCTCGTCATCATCCTGCTCGCGTTCAAGGTCGCGCTCCCCCGCTTCCGCAAGAAACAACCCGAAACCACGGCCACGGAGGCGGGACGATGAATATCCTCGATGTGTTTGATCAGGACCTCATCTCGTCGGTCCTCCGCTCGCTGATCCCGATCCTGTTGGCGGCGCTCGGAGGCATGATCGCCGACCGCGCCGGCGTCTTCAACATCGGCCTCGAGGGCATGCTCCTCGTCGGCGCGTTCGCCGGCGTCGCCGCCTCGTTCTTCACGCACAACTGGCTGATCGGCGTCATCGTCGCGATGATGGCCGGTGCACTGTTCTCGCTGATCCTCGGCTACGGGGCGGTCTATCGCAAGGGCGACCCGATCGTGCTCGCGATCGCGATGAACATCCTCGCGGTCGGCATGACGAGCTTCTTGCTCGTCGCGATGTTCAAGGTGCAGGGCTCGTTCCAGGATCCGGGCATCGACAGCATCCCGGTCTGGCGCATCCCCGTGCTCGCCGACATCCCCTGGATCGGCGC
This genomic stretch from Leucobacter sp. CX169 harbors:
- a CDS encoding tetratricopeptide repeat protein, with amino-acid sequence MNHQDAWQRRVDELWDSGQDPAETLAAMLALAAELPSTDPRGPFELGGAYDSAGFEAEAAAEYERAIELGLAGPERAQLDVQYASTLRNLGRFDEAVAVLSASEPDASVGAAREAFLALCLHSAGRVEDALAVALEALEPTLPRYRRSLTAYAAELRAGGSAPR
- a CDS encoding acyl-CoA dehydrogenase family protein — encoded protein: MAATSRDPFTNKLLETFRERAAGYDADNRFFAEDLVHLGMAGYLAAPVPEELGGAGLSLAELVRSQRRLAAHAPATALGVNMHLVWVQVARFLHDRGDDRLDWVLRDAVAGEIFAFGISEAGNDAVLMDSRSSAVPDGAGGYLVSGTKVFTTLSPVWTRLGLHARDDSDPDAPRVIFGFARRGGAGVRAADRGGPGISHPGQWNPLGMRATQSWATTLDQVPVAAEDVAGSIAPFEPTDPIVLGIFASFSVLTAAVYAGIADRALELATEAARRPAGDGIRLDDPDTAARLTDAVLEHRASLDALEVLARDVDARADRDDWFLALAAAKNRVTDEARRAVDVAMRFVGSRGFQADSELARLYRDVLAGMFHPSSAASLASTVRRGLAG
- a CDS encoding PhoH family protein: MQAERTYVVDTSVLLADPGALFRFAEHSVVLPIVVVSELEKKRHDPELGFFARRALRLLDELREKHLRLDFPVPVGDQGGTLRVELNHSDQSLLPSGLRLGDNDTRILAVAQNLASEGFDVTVVSKDLPMRVKAAAIGLGAEEYRHEQASNASYSGIVEIRIDEAEMSTLWDEEKLENVEAIAGEPLGSGVVLVSDRGSALGRITGAGALKLVRGDQEVFGVHGRSAEQRLAIDLLLDPSVGIVSLGGRAGTGKSALALAAGLEAVLERQQHRKVMVFRPLYAVGGQELGYLPGDQEDKMNPWGQAVFDTLGSIVSENVLNEVIARDLVEVLPLTHIRGRSLNDAFVIVDEAQSLERNVLLTVLSRLGRNSRVVLTHDVAQRDNLRVGRYDGVAAVIERLKGHPLFGHITLTRSERSEIAALVTELLED
- the mtnA gene encoding S-methyl-5-thioribose-1-phosphate isomerase codes for the protein MRTIDWADGAIELIDQTLLPHTIEMRRVTTLDDLIDDIQRLAVRGAPALGVAGALGVALIAANESDETGTLNIDEARRQAALLREARPTAVNLSWGVDRALTVLEQGAGAVLTEALNIRDEDIAACISMGQYGAELTRELVDREKLRIMTICNTGGLATVERGTALGVIQTLLEQDALEEAFPLETRPLLQGARLTAFELQRMGAPFRLLIDSAGPFLLSRGIADAVFIGADRIAANGDSANKIGSFSLALAAKHAGVPFIVVAPETTVDMLTLSGTDIEIEDRGSAEVGGFGGTRTAPEGTQAVNPAFDVTPHELITAIVTDRRVIRLDRGETLDSVPLGATRTP
- a CDS encoding BMP family ABC transporter substrate-binding protein; the protein is MIISSRRAKAALTATAALSVLALTACGGGGSADSGDAAPADGPKFVYITSDPIGQNAFLQSGKDGIEAVATEFEGTAKTFEGKDEATRRSHLEAAIAEAPEVVVMLGFQFGDVALELAEQNPQQKFLLIDTFVEGAPENLYQATFREQEPSYLLGVEAGLLTEANKVGSVLSLDIPLLAKYSGGFAEGAKSVNPAVETVAPQIIGGDNPFADTARAKEQALAYAASGVDQVFAVGAAANPGIMEAAAEKGFFAYGVDTNQCPLAPGFVVDGSIKAVNAVVETVVGEIMDGTSAADATTSFGLAEGGMTIVSLTDDAADSQCTVMENPEVLEQVQQAFDDIVAGKIKVTDPLA
- a CDS encoding ABC transporter ATP-binding protein, which encodes MTVEVSMRSITKRFPGVLADDQVDLEVESGEIHALMGENGAGKSILMSMLAGVYQPDEGEIFIRGERQHFASPLDAIDAGIGMVFQSFKLFPSLTIAENVVFRSEPTQRGLINRAEANRKVAEIAEQYGLAIDPSARVDSVPVGVLQRVEIVKALYRNAQVLILDEPTAVLTPQETERLFDVLRALKADGRTIILITHKLNEVMAISDRVTVLRDGRNVASLVTAESSPAEITRHMTGRDVDLSTPPPANAPGNVVLDVAGLSVPGAGRPAVAEASLFVRSGEVVGIAGVAGNGQVELAEAIIGMRGISAGTIAVKGQDLSRASIADRRDGGIAYVPEDRHGVGSAGTADAIENLALGHHRSAPILSRGLLARGPMLEHAKRLIARFGVKIAGPTTAVGTLSGGNLQKIVVARELDYRSPLLIAEQPTRGVDIGAIEAIHRELCEYRDGGGALLLISAELSEIMSLSSRILVMFEGRVVAEVPKADATEALLGLYMAGHAPEARHRPGTFAAALNPATGTATAKESAQ
- a CDS encoding ABC transporter permease, producing MTVLRKIGRWAAGPIPVSVILAFLIGACLMLIAGVDPLSGYAAMFTGSFGSGAGFANTLARAIPIIGIGIAIAVAFRAGIINLGTEGQAGLGALAGGIVAIYVPGPAALIVPLAFVVAIATGALWGLIAAALQNLLGVPILLSTLLLNYPARYFSSWMIRFKLDEPTSDLVASEQVRPEVQLSMLVPRDSAFAEVLRNTFGPTSPVTAVLTSVNWSLVIVIIVVLGAIFVNRRTRYGFESGLSGQNAEFVRYAGVKPGPLVLRTMAISGGLAGMFGMLLVIGAPNTRLIEGQFLQTNYAWTALLVTLLALYRPTGIVIAGVFFAAIMVGSDAMGRELGLSPQIASVIQALVIILLAFKVALPRFRKKQPETTATEAGR